In Juglans microcarpa x Juglans regia isolate MS1-56 chromosome 7D, Jm3101_v1.0, whole genome shotgun sequence, the following are encoded in one genomic region:
- the LOC121238703 gene encoding phospholipid-transporting ATPase 1 isoform X1, which translates to MASERPLLIPSPRIPNSRDIYTAPVLLDLAKPNSGRPGSFSEMESKNPFESSSNVVPNFNSSSQRSVFSIQSKSAGNSIREVSFGDMGSKPVRYGSRGADSEPLSMSQKEISDEDARLIYINDPAKTNERYEFAGNSIRTAKYSIITFLPRNLFEQFHRVAYIYFLVIAVLNQLPQLAVFGRGVSILPLAFVLLVTAVKDAYEDYRRHRSDRIENNMLASVLINDQFQPKKWKDLRVGEIIRIQANETLPCDMVLLSTSDPTGVAYVQTINLDGESNLKTRYAKQETLLKMPDEGKVSGLIKCEKPNRNIYGFHANMEIDGKKLSLGPSNIVLRGCQLKNTNWAIGVIVYAGRDTKAMLNNSGAPSKRSRLETHMNSEIILLSMFLVALCVVVSVCALIWLLNHREELDYLPYYRKQDFSKAGGKDYNYYGWGMETLFAFLMSVIVFQIMIPISLYISMELVRVGQAYFMIRDTQMYDEASHSRFQCRALNINEDLGQVKYVFSDKTGTLTENKMEFQCASIWGEDYSGGNSKIEQVGYSVQVEGKVLRPKMKVKTDPELLQISKCGNDTKEGKHVGDFFLALAACNTIVPLVVHTSDPTVKIIDYQGESPDEQALVYAAANYGFMLIERTSGHIVINIQGERQRFDVLGLHEFDSDRKRMSVILGCPDKTVRVFVKGADSTMFSVVDKSLNMSIIRATEAHLQTYSSLGLRTLVVGMRELCASEFEQWHSSFEAASTALIGRAALLRKVASSVENNLCILGASGIEDKLQQGVPEAIESLRTSGIKVWVLTGDKQETAISIGYSSKLLTSKMTQIIINSSSKESCRRSLEDAIVMSKKLVTIAGVAGDVGGSSEAGSTPVALIIDGTSLVYVLDSELEEQLFQLASRCSVVLCCRVAPFQKAGIVNLVKNRTSDMTLAIGDGANDVSMIQMADVGVGISGQEGRQAVMASDFAMGQFRFVVPLILVHGHWNYQRMGYMILYNFYRNAVMVLVLFWYVLFTSFTLTTAINEWSSMLYSIVYTSVPTIVVGILDKDLSRRTLLQYPQLYGAGHRQECYNAKLFWLTMLDTLWQSVAVFFIPLFAYWYSSIDISSLGDLWILGVVILVNVNLAMDVIRWTWVTHAAIWGSIIATFICVVIIDALPSLIGYWAIFHVASSVTFWLCLLAIVIAGLIPRFVVKYLYQYYKPSDIQIAREAEKFGNLREFGVVQIEMNPILDPPRR; encoded by the exons ATGGCCTCTGAGCGTCCCCTTTTGATCCCATCTCCGAGAATTCCAAATTCCCGAGACATATATACTGCACCCGTCTTGTTAGATCTAGCTAAACCAAATTCTGGCCGCCCCGGATCTTTTTCCGAGATGGAATCGAAAAACCCATTTGAGAGTTCCTCTAATGTGGTACCCAATTTCAATTCCTCATCCCAACGAAGTGTTTTTTCCATTCAGTCCAAGTCGGCGGGGAATTCCATCAGGGAAGTGAGTTTTGGTGACATGGGATCGAAGCCCGTGAGATATGGGTCCAGAGGGGCTGATTCCGAGCCGCTTAGCATGTCCCAGAAGGAAATCAGTGATGAGGATGCGAGGttgatttatataaatgatCCTGCGAAGACAAATGAGAGGTATGAGTTTGCGGGAAACTCTATAAGAACTGCAAAGTATTCGATTATTACATTTTTGCCAAGAAATTTGTTTGAACAATTTCATAGAGTCGcatacatatattttcttgtaatTGCTGTGCTGAATCAGCTCCCACAGCTGGCCGTTTTTGGCCGGGGAGTTTCAATTTTGCCGTTAGCCTTTGTGCTGCTAGTTACAGCTGTGAAGGATGCATATGAGGACTATAGGCGGCACCGGTCAGACCGAATTGAGAACAACATGTTGGCATCAGTTTTGATTAATGATCAGTTCCAACCAAAAAAATGGAAGGACCTCCGAGTTGGTGAAATCATCAGAATTCAAGCAAATGAAACACTTCCTTGTGATATGGTGCTGCTCTCGACTAGCGACCCAACTGGGGTCGCATACGTGCAGACGATTAATTTGGATGGGGAGTCAAATTTGAAAACTCGCTATGCGAAACAAGAGACCCTCTTGAAGATGCCTGATGAAGGAAAAGTTAGTGGGTTGATCAAGTGTGAAAAACCAAATAGGAATATCTATGGGTTTCATGCAAACATGGAAATTGATGGAAAAAAGCTGTCACTTGGACCCTCCAATATTGTCCTTCGAGGCTGTCAGCTGAAGAATACTAATTGGGCAATTGGGGTTATAGTGTATGCTGGTCGTGACACCAAAGCTATGCTCAACAACTCAGGAGCTCCATCTAAGAGGAGTCGGCTTGAGACCCATATGAACTCCGAGATCATCTTACTTTCTATGTTTCTTGTTGCTCTGTGCGTGGTTGTTTCTGTCTGTGCTCTCATTTGGTTGCTGAACCACAGGGAAGAGTTGGATTACTTGCCTTATTACAGAAAACAAGACTTCTCCAAGGCAGGAGGGAAAGACTATAACTATTACGGGTGGGGAATGGAGACGTTATTCGCATTCCTCATGTCAGTTATTGTTTTCCAGATCATGATCCCTATTTCTCTGTACATTTCCATGGAGCTTGTCCGGGTTGGTCAGGCTTACTTCATGATCCGAGATACCCAAATGTATGATGAGGCATCACATTCGAGATTTCAGTGCAGAGCATTGAATATAAACGAAGATTTAGGGCAAGTAAAGTATGTATTCTCAGATAAAACTGGCACGCTTACAGAGAACAAGATGGAATTCCAATGTGCAAGCATATGGGGAGAAGATTATAGTGGTGGGAATTCAAAAATTGAGCAAGTAGGATACTCTGTTCAAG TGGAGGGGAAAGTTCTAAGGCCAAAAATGAAGGTAAAGACTGACCCGGAGCttttacaaatatcaaaatgcGGAAATGACACAAAGGAAGGCAAACATGTCGGCGATTTCTTCCTTGCGTTGGCAGCTTGCAATACAATCGTGCCTCTGGTTGTCCACACATCTGATCCCACTGTGAAGATAATAGATTACCAAGGGGAGTCTCCAGATGAACAAGCATTGGTGTATGCTGCTGCCAACTATGGTTTTATGCTTATAGAACGAACCTCGGGCCATATAGTTATTAATATTCAAGGAGAGAGGCAAAG GTTCGATGTATTGGGTTTGCATGAGTTTGATAGTGACCGAAAGAGGATGTCAGTAATATTGGGGTGCCCTGACAAGACTGTGAGAGTCTTTGTAAAAGGTGCTGACTCAACCATGTTCAGCGTGGTGGATAAATCTTTGAACATGAGCATAATACGGGCAACTGAAGCCCATCTTCAAACTTATTCCTCACTGGGTTTGAGAACCCTTGTTGTTGGGATGCGGGAACTGTGTGCTTCAGAATTTGAACAATGGCACTCTTCCTTTGAGGCTGCAAGCACTGCTTTAATTGGTAGAGCGGCTCTGCTTCGAAAGGTTGCTAGCAGTGTTGAAAACAATCTCTGCATACTAGGTGCCTCTGGTATTGAAGATAAACTGCAACAAGGGGTGCCAGAAGCTATAGAATCTCTGAGAACCTCAGGTATCAAAGTATGGGTTTTGACAGGGGACAAGCAAGAAACTGCCATATCAATTGGCTACTCCTCTAAGCTCCTGACAAGCAAGATGACCCAGATAATAATTAATAGCAGTTCTAAAGAGTCATGTAGAAGGAGTTTGGAAGATGCCATTGTCATGTCTAAGAAGCTTGTGACCATTGCTGGGGTTGCAGGTGACGTTGGAGGAAGTTCTGAAGCTGGTTCAACTCCAGTGGCCTTGATTATTGATGGTACCAGCCTTGTTTATGTTCTTGACAGCGAACTCGAAGAACAG CTCTTCCAATTGGCCAGTAGATGTTCCGTGGTGCTATGTTGTCGAGTGGCTCCATTTCAAAAAGCTGGAATTGTTAACCTCGTAAAGAACAGGACCTCTGACATGACACTTGCCATTGGGGATG GTGCCAATGACGTTTCAATGATCCAAATGGCTGATGTTGGAGTTGGAATCAGTGGCCAAGAGGGTCGGCAAGCAGTAATGGCATCAGATTTTGCAATGGGGCAGTTTAGATTCGTAGTTCCCCTTATATTGGTCCATGGGCATTGGAATTACCAGCGGATGGGCTACATGAtattatacaatttttacaGGAATGCTGTgatggttttggttttattttg GTATGTGCTCTTCACTTCTTTCACTTTGACAACTGCAATCAATGAATGGAGCAGTATGTTGTATTCTATAGTCTATACTTCTGTGCCTACAATTGTTGTTGGGATTCTTGACAAGGATCTAAGTAGGAGGACTCTTCTACAGTATCCACAGCTTTATGGGGCTGGGCACAGACAAGAGTGCTACAATGCAAAGTTGTTTTGGCTAACAATGTTAGACACATTGTGGCAAAGTGTAGCTGTCTTCTTTATCCCTCTCTTTGCGTATTGGTACAGTAGCATTGATATATCAAGTCTAGGAGATCTTTGGATACTTGGAGTGGTTATTTTGGTCAATGTAAACTTGGCCATGGACGTCATCAGGTGGACTTGGGTTACTCATGCAGCCATTTGGGGATCCATAATTGCGACTTTCATTTGTGTTGTCATCATTGATGCTTTACCCTCATTGATTGGCTACTG
- the LOC121238703 gene encoding phospholipid-transporting ATPase 1 isoform X2: MLASVLINDQFQPKKWKDLRVGEIIRIQANETLPCDMVLLSTSDPTGVAYVQTINLDGESNLKTRYAKQETLLKMPDEGKVSGLIKCEKPNRNIYGFHANMEIDGKKLSLGPSNIVLRGCQLKNTNWAIGVIVYAGRDTKAMLNNSGAPSKRSRLETHMNSEIILLSMFLVALCVVVSVCALIWLLNHREELDYLPYYRKQDFSKAGGKDYNYYGWGMETLFAFLMSVIVFQIMIPISLYISMELVRVGQAYFMIRDTQMYDEASHSRFQCRALNINEDLGQVKYVFSDKTGTLTENKMEFQCASIWGEDYSGGNSKIEQVGYSVQVEGKVLRPKMKVKTDPELLQISKCGNDTKEGKHVGDFFLALAACNTIVPLVVHTSDPTVKIIDYQGESPDEQALVYAAANYGFMLIERTSGHIVINIQGERQRFDVLGLHEFDSDRKRMSVILGCPDKTVRVFVKGADSTMFSVVDKSLNMSIIRATEAHLQTYSSLGLRTLVVGMRELCASEFEQWHSSFEAASTALIGRAALLRKVASSVENNLCILGASGIEDKLQQGVPEAIESLRTSGIKVWVLTGDKQETAISIGYSSKLLTSKMTQIIINSSSKESCRRSLEDAIVMSKKLVTIAGVAGDVGGSSEAGSTPVALIIDGTSLVYVLDSELEEQLFQLASRCSVVLCCRVAPFQKAGIVNLVKNRTSDMTLAIGDGANDVSMIQMADVGVGISGQEGRQAVMASDFAMGQFRFVVPLILVHGHWNYQRMGYMILYNFYRNAVMVLVLFWYVLFTSFTLTTAINEWSSMLYSIVYTSVPTIVVGILDKDLSRRTLLQYPQLYGAGHRQECYNAKLFWLTMLDTLWQSVAVFFIPLFAYWYSSIDISSLGDLWILGVVILVNVNLAMDVIRWTWVTHAAIWGSIIATFICVVIIDALPSLIGYWAIFHVASSVTFWLCLLAIVIAGLIPRFVVKYLYQYYKPSDIQIAREAEKFGNLREFGVVQIEMNPILDPPRR, translated from the exons ATGTTGGCATCAGTTTTGATTAATGATCAGTTCCAACCAAAAAAATGGAAGGACCTCCGAGTTGGTGAAATCATCAGAATTCAAGCAAATGAAACACTTCCTTGTGATATGGTGCTGCTCTCGACTAGCGACCCAACTGGGGTCGCATACGTGCAGACGATTAATTTGGATGGGGAGTCAAATTTGAAAACTCGCTATGCGAAACAAGAGACCCTCTTGAAGATGCCTGATGAAGGAAAAGTTAGTGGGTTGATCAAGTGTGAAAAACCAAATAGGAATATCTATGGGTTTCATGCAAACATGGAAATTGATGGAAAAAAGCTGTCACTTGGACCCTCCAATATTGTCCTTCGAGGCTGTCAGCTGAAGAATACTAATTGGGCAATTGGGGTTATAGTGTATGCTGGTCGTGACACCAAAGCTATGCTCAACAACTCAGGAGCTCCATCTAAGAGGAGTCGGCTTGAGACCCATATGAACTCCGAGATCATCTTACTTTCTATGTTTCTTGTTGCTCTGTGCGTGGTTGTTTCTGTCTGTGCTCTCATTTGGTTGCTGAACCACAGGGAAGAGTTGGATTACTTGCCTTATTACAGAAAACAAGACTTCTCCAAGGCAGGAGGGAAAGACTATAACTATTACGGGTGGGGAATGGAGACGTTATTCGCATTCCTCATGTCAGTTATTGTTTTCCAGATCATGATCCCTATTTCTCTGTACATTTCCATGGAGCTTGTCCGGGTTGGTCAGGCTTACTTCATGATCCGAGATACCCAAATGTATGATGAGGCATCACATTCGAGATTTCAGTGCAGAGCATTGAATATAAACGAAGATTTAGGGCAAGTAAAGTATGTATTCTCAGATAAAACTGGCACGCTTACAGAGAACAAGATGGAATTCCAATGTGCAAGCATATGGGGAGAAGATTATAGTGGTGGGAATTCAAAAATTGAGCAAGTAGGATACTCTGTTCAAG TGGAGGGGAAAGTTCTAAGGCCAAAAATGAAGGTAAAGACTGACCCGGAGCttttacaaatatcaaaatgcGGAAATGACACAAAGGAAGGCAAACATGTCGGCGATTTCTTCCTTGCGTTGGCAGCTTGCAATACAATCGTGCCTCTGGTTGTCCACACATCTGATCCCACTGTGAAGATAATAGATTACCAAGGGGAGTCTCCAGATGAACAAGCATTGGTGTATGCTGCTGCCAACTATGGTTTTATGCTTATAGAACGAACCTCGGGCCATATAGTTATTAATATTCAAGGAGAGAGGCAAAG GTTCGATGTATTGGGTTTGCATGAGTTTGATAGTGACCGAAAGAGGATGTCAGTAATATTGGGGTGCCCTGACAAGACTGTGAGAGTCTTTGTAAAAGGTGCTGACTCAACCATGTTCAGCGTGGTGGATAAATCTTTGAACATGAGCATAATACGGGCAACTGAAGCCCATCTTCAAACTTATTCCTCACTGGGTTTGAGAACCCTTGTTGTTGGGATGCGGGAACTGTGTGCTTCAGAATTTGAACAATGGCACTCTTCCTTTGAGGCTGCAAGCACTGCTTTAATTGGTAGAGCGGCTCTGCTTCGAAAGGTTGCTAGCAGTGTTGAAAACAATCTCTGCATACTAGGTGCCTCTGGTATTGAAGATAAACTGCAACAAGGGGTGCCAGAAGCTATAGAATCTCTGAGAACCTCAGGTATCAAAGTATGGGTTTTGACAGGGGACAAGCAAGAAACTGCCATATCAATTGGCTACTCCTCTAAGCTCCTGACAAGCAAGATGACCCAGATAATAATTAATAGCAGTTCTAAAGAGTCATGTAGAAGGAGTTTGGAAGATGCCATTGTCATGTCTAAGAAGCTTGTGACCATTGCTGGGGTTGCAGGTGACGTTGGAGGAAGTTCTGAAGCTGGTTCAACTCCAGTGGCCTTGATTATTGATGGTACCAGCCTTGTTTATGTTCTTGACAGCGAACTCGAAGAACAG CTCTTCCAATTGGCCAGTAGATGTTCCGTGGTGCTATGTTGTCGAGTGGCTCCATTTCAAAAAGCTGGAATTGTTAACCTCGTAAAGAACAGGACCTCTGACATGACACTTGCCATTGGGGATG GTGCCAATGACGTTTCAATGATCCAAATGGCTGATGTTGGAGTTGGAATCAGTGGCCAAGAGGGTCGGCAAGCAGTAATGGCATCAGATTTTGCAATGGGGCAGTTTAGATTCGTAGTTCCCCTTATATTGGTCCATGGGCATTGGAATTACCAGCGGATGGGCTACATGAtattatacaatttttacaGGAATGCTGTgatggttttggttttattttg GTATGTGCTCTTCACTTCTTTCACTTTGACAACTGCAATCAATGAATGGAGCAGTATGTTGTATTCTATAGTCTATACTTCTGTGCCTACAATTGTTGTTGGGATTCTTGACAAGGATCTAAGTAGGAGGACTCTTCTACAGTATCCACAGCTTTATGGGGCTGGGCACAGACAAGAGTGCTACAATGCAAAGTTGTTTTGGCTAACAATGTTAGACACATTGTGGCAAAGTGTAGCTGTCTTCTTTATCCCTCTCTTTGCGTATTGGTACAGTAGCATTGATATATCAAGTCTAGGAGATCTTTGGATACTTGGAGTGGTTATTTTGGTCAATGTAAACTTGGCCATGGACGTCATCAGGTGGACTTGGGTTACTCATGCAGCCATTTGGGGATCCATAATTGCGACTTTCATTTGTGTTGTCATCATTGATGCTTTACCCTCATTGATTGGCTACTG